A window of the Thiomicrospira microaerophila genome harbors these coding sequences:
- a CDS encoding cobyric acid synthase produces the protein MTKSATLMIQGCTSDAGKSTLVAGLCRVLVRHGFKVAPFKPQNMALNSAVTADGGEIGRAQALQAQAAHIAPTVHMNPVLLKPSSDTGAQVILQGQSIGNLNALDYHAYKPKAAQAVFDSFQILSNDYPFIVVEGAGSPAEINLRQGDIANMGFAEAVDCPVILIADIDKGGVFAHIVGTLACLSVSERNRIKGFVINRFRGDMALLQDGLDWLERETGKPVLGVLPYLHGLHLDAEDAVGSLEYNHEAHEGHEVLKVIAPLFPHISNHTDLDPLIQHPQMDFQWVKHNESIPPADLVVLPGSKSVAFDLDWLQNHNQAWLPYLQKHLRYGGKLIGICGGLQMLGTLINDPNRIESDQTQIPGLGLMDYSTTFYPHKQLINRQGSLQLPGLVEPAKISGYEIHQGQTDFSHYAPAIQWQNGDTDGAVSNDNQIFVSYCHGLFDQPEALQTLLNWAGLAETETFDLNQQREQQLNRLADTLEQHLAMDKILELLQP, from the coding sequence ATGACCAAATCCGCCACCCTCATGATTCAAGGCTGCACCTCGGATGCCGGCAAAAGCACCTTGGTCGCAGGTCTATGTCGGGTATTGGTACGGCACGGTTTTAAAGTCGCGCCGTTTAAACCGCAAAACATGGCGCTAAACAGTGCCGTCACCGCCGATGGTGGCGAAATTGGTCGGGCGCAGGCGTTGCAAGCGCAAGCGGCCCATATCGCGCCCACGGTTCACATGAACCCGGTATTACTCAAACCCAGTAGCGATACCGGCGCTCAGGTGATTTTACAAGGTCAGTCCATCGGCAATCTCAACGCGCTCGACTACCATGCTTATAAACCGAAGGCCGCGCAAGCGGTGTTCGATTCTTTTCAAATACTGTCAAACGACTATCCGTTTATTGTGGTCGAAGGTGCAGGCTCACCTGCAGAAATCAACTTACGCCAAGGTGATATTGCCAATATGGGGTTTGCCGAAGCGGTGGATTGTCCGGTGATTCTGATTGCCGACATCGACAAGGGCGGCGTGTTTGCGCACATTGTCGGCACCCTCGCCTGTTTGTCAGTATCTGAAAGGAACCGAATTAAGGGGTTTGTGATTAACCGTTTTCGTGGCGATATGGCGTTATTGCAAGACGGATTAGATTGGTTAGAGCGTGAAACCGGCAAACCGGTTTTAGGTGTATTGCCCTATTTACACGGCTTACACTTGGATGCCGAAGATGCGGTTGGTTCGTTGGAATATAACCACGAAGCACACGAAGGTCACGAAGTTTTAAAAGTGATTGCCCCGTTGTTTCCGCATATTTCTAACCATACCGATCTTGATCCGCTGATTCAGCATCCGCAAATGGATTTTCAATGGGTCAAACATAACGAGTCGATTCCTCCTGCAGACTTGGTGGTGTTGCCTGGTTCCAAAAGTGTCGCATTTGATTTGGATTGGTTACAAAACCACAACCAGGCCTGGTTGCCCTACTTACAAAAACACTTACGTTATGGCGGCAAACTAATCGGCATTTGCGGTGGCTTGCAAATGCTCGGCACACTGATTAACGACCCGAATCGTATTGAGTCTGATCAAACCCAAATACCCGGCCTAGGTTTAATGGATTACAGCACGACGTTCTATCCGCACAAACAACTCATCAATCGCCAAGGTTCATTGCAGCTACCAGGCCTGGTTGAACCGGCCAAGATCAGCGGTTATGAAATCCATCAAGGCCAAACCGACTTTAGCCACTATGCGCCCGCCATTCAATGGCAAAATGGCGACACCGATGGTGCCGTGTCCAACGATAATCAAATTTTTGTCAGCTATTGTCACGGTCTATTCGACCAGCCCGAAGCCCTGCAAACCCTACTTAACTGGGCAGGCCTGGCGGAAACCGAAACCTTCGACCTCAACCAACAACGCGAACAACAACTTAACCGCCTTGCCGACACGCTGGAACAGCATTTAGCGATGGACAAAATACTGGAACTCCTACAGCCATGA
- a CDS encoding DUF2058 domain-containing protein, translated as MAGSLFDQLKKSGLVNEHKAKQIKKEKYQQSKQQKGQKTEAADKNVADLAAEASRLKAEKDRQLNLARQQQQAEKAKQAELKQILQTNRLTDAVGDLPFNFADEGKIKTLQVNAKTHAGLAKGRIRIARFADEYWMIPDMAAEKVALRDASVLIAFASSEDNLSDEDKDYYAKFEIPDDLVW; from the coding sequence ATGGCCGGATCATTGTTTGATCAGTTAAAAAAGTCGGGTTTGGTAAATGAACATAAAGCCAAGCAGATTAAAAAAGAAAAGTATCAACAATCTAAACAACAAAAAGGGCAAAAAACCGAGGCGGCAGATAAAAACGTGGCTGACTTGGCGGCTGAAGCCAGCCGTCTAAAAGCGGAAAAAGACCGTCAATTAAACCTAGCACGCCAGCAACAGCAAGCCGAAAAGGCCAAGCAAGCAGAGCTGAAACAAATTTTGCAAACGAATCGTTTAACTGACGCTGTCGGTGATCTGCCATTTAACTTTGCGGATGAAGGCAAAATCAAAACCCTGCAGGTGAATGCCAAAACCCATGCTGGCCTGGCCAAAGGGCGGATTCGTATCGCACGCTTTGCGGATGAGTATTGGATGATTCCAGACATGGCCGCAGAAAAAGTTGCGCTGCGCGATGCCAGCGTGCTGATTGCTTTCGCAAGCTCAGAAGACAATTTATCGGATGAAGACAAGGATTATTATGCCAAATTTGAAATCCCGGATGATTTGGTTTGGTAG
- a CDS encoding HigA family addiction module antitoxin, which translates to MAMFNPAHPGEILKDLIIESLGLTITDVASHLGVSRKTLSKILNAHGSITPEMAVRLELAFGKPTADHWLRLQNAYDLWQTRQQKTSFQVLPYSAQMA; encoded by the coding sequence ATGGCCATGTTTAACCCAGCACATCCTGGTGAGATTTTAAAAGACCTGATTATCGAATCTTTAGGTTTAACGATTACTGATGTTGCATCTCACTTGGGTGTCAGTCGTAAAACCTTATCTAAGATTTTAAATGCGCACGGTTCCATTACACCGGAAATGGCCGTTCGGCTAGAGCTGGCTTTTGGTAAGCCAACAGCCGATCACTGGCTCCGTTTGCAAAATGCTTATGATCTTTGGCAAACAAGACAGCAAAAAACGTCATTTCAGGTTTTACCTTACAGCGCTCAAATGGCATAA
- a CDS encoding type II toxin-antitoxin system RelE/ParE family toxin — translation MIKSFIHKGLQKFYASGNTSGIQKKHEKKLRLILTNLDQAESPDDMDLPGLFMPPLKGERSGIWSVRISGNWRITYRFDGRDVEIVNYEDYH, via the coding sequence ATGATAAAAAGTTTTATTCATAAAGGACTTCAAAAGTTTTACGCCTCCGGCAATACTTCTGGTATTCAGAAAAAGCATGAGAAAAAACTGCGCCTTATACTAACCAACTTAGATCAAGCTGAAAGCCCAGATGATATGGATTTGCCAGGGCTTTTTATGCCCCCGCTGAAGGGAGAGCGCAGCGGAATTTGGTCTGTGCGTATAAGTGGTAACTGGAGAATCACTTATCGCTTTGATGGGCGAGATGTCGAAATTGTAAATTATGAGGACTATCACTAA
- a CDS encoding slipin family protein, which yields MSIYAFLTLVALVVLFFASAIRILREYERGVIFMLGRFTKVKGPGMIIVIPFIQQMERVDLRTVVLDVPSQDVISRDNVSVHVNAVVYFRVIEPDKAIIQVEDFHEAISQLSQTTLRSVLGQHELDEMLAERDRLNVDIQTSLDEQTDAWGIKVSNVEIKHVDLDESMIRAIAKQAEAERSRRAKVIHAEGEMQASQKLLDAAQILSQQPQALQLRYLQTLTEIAGDRSNTIVFPLPMDLADVIFNKTKT from the coding sequence ATGAGTATCTATGCATTTTTAACCCTGGTCGCATTGGTGGTGTTGTTTTTTGCCAGCGCGATTCGAATCTTGCGCGAATACGAGCGTGGTGTCATTTTTATGCTTGGCCGTTTTACCAAAGTGAAAGGGCCGGGGATGATTATCGTGATTCCATTCATTCAGCAAATGGAAAGAGTGGATTTGCGAACGGTTGTATTGGATGTGCCGAGTCAAGATGTGATATCTCGTGATAACGTATCGGTGCATGTCAATGCGGTGGTCTATTTTCGTGTAATTGAGCCGGATAAAGCCATTATCCAAGTTGAAGACTTTCACGAAGCCATCAGTCAATTATCGCAAACGACTTTGCGTTCGGTATTGGGGCAGCATGAGCTTGATGAAATGCTCGCCGAGCGTGATCGATTAAATGTCGATATTCAAACCTCGCTTGATGAACAAACCGATGCATGGGGGATCAAGGTCAGTAATGTTGAAATCAAGCATGTTGATTTAGATGAAAGTATGATTCGTGCCATCGCCAAACAAGCTGAAGCCGAGCGTTCGCGACGCGCCAAAGTGATTCATGCCGAGGGCGAAATGCAAGCCTCTCAAAAACTGCTTGATGCGGCTCAAATTCTATCGCAACAACCCCAAGCACTGCAGTTGCGTTATCTGCAAACCCTCACAGAAATCGCCGGTGACCGCTCCAACACCATTGTCTTCCCACTGCCAATGGATTTAGCGGATGTGATATTTAATAAAACTAAAACGTGA
- a CDS encoding NfeD family protein, whose amino-acid sequence MKRVTHWLTIWSFFLTLSSGLNHALAVDAPQQAGLVAQLSIEGGIGPATQDYIERGIQKAEAQQAEFIILKMDTPGGLDSAMRAIIKNIANANTPIVTYVSPSGARAASAGTYILYASHIAAMAPGTNLGAATPVQIGGFSPPDIKPNPASRPNSTSDDVSETDALKQAELDQAMQDPSKRKAINDAVAYIQGLAQLRGRNTEWAEKAVRQAASLSADEALAQNVIDLIATSRADLLAQLNGRSVTLHQQVRQLNTLNLQVVEIAPDWRSRLLSVITHPNIAYILLVIGIYGLILEFFNPGAFLPGILGAISLLLAVYAFQLMPVSYVGMALIILGIGLIIAEAFEPSFGLLGLGGLVAFVIGSVMLIDTDAPGYGIDLSVILSFTLLSFIALVMIVWFALKSSQQKIVSGLEALVGSEGRVIDDFDHKGLVLMHGEHWQAMTNVPLKKLQQVKVIGLKNLVLQVEPLEDNDRKTEDVS is encoded by the coding sequence ATGAAGCGAGTGACGCATTGGCTGACGATTTGGTCATTCTTTTTAACGCTATCCTCCGGTTTGAATCATGCGCTAGCGGTTGATGCACCGCAACAAGCAGGCCTGGTGGCGCAGTTAAGCATTGAAGGCGGCATTGGTCCGGCGACACAGGATTATATTGAGCGCGGTATTCAGAAGGCCGAAGCGCAACAGGCTGAATTCATTATCCTGAAAATGGATACGCCGGGTGGGTTAGACAGCGCAATGCGGGCGATTATCAAAAATATCGCGAATGCCAACACGCCGATTGTGACCTATGTGTCACCCAGTGGCGCACGCGCGGCGAGCGCAGGCACGTATATTCTCTATGCCAGTCATATTGCCGCCATGGCCCCCGGCACAAATCTTGGCGCAGCTACGCCGGTGCAAATCGGCGGGTTTTCTCCGCCAGATATTAAACCTAATCCGGCTTCACGGCCCAATTCCACTTCGGATGATGTGAGTGAAACCGACGCGCTTAAGCAAGCCGAGTTAGACCAAGCCATGCAAGACCCATCCAAACGTAAAGCCATCAATGATGCGGTCGCCTATATTCAAGGTTTAGCCCAGTTGCGGGGACGCAACACGGAATGGGCAGAAAAAGCCGTGCGCCAAGCTGCGAGTTTATCGGCAGATGAAGCCTTAGCGCAAAATGTCATTGATTTAATCGCCACCAGTCGTGCCGATTTACTCGCCCAGCTTAATGGCCGTAGCGTCACATTGCATCAGCAGGTGCGCCAACTCAATACCCTTAATCTACAGGTGGTGGAAATAGCCCCGGATTGGCGCAGCCGCTTGCTGAGTGTGATCACGCATCCCAATATCGCTTATATTTTGCTTGTTATTGGTATTTATGGCCTCATTTTGGAGTTTTTTAATCCAGGCGCGTTTTTGCCGGGCATTCTTGGCGCGATTTCTTTATTGCTGGCGGTCTATGCGTTTCAGCTTATGCCTGTAAGTTACGTCGGCATGGCGCTGATTATCCTGGGCATAGGTTTGATTATCGCTGAAGCTTTTGAGCCAAGCTTTGGTTTGCTTGGTTTAGGCGGGTTGGTTGCGTTTGTGATTGGCTCGGTGATGTTGATAGATACCGATGCGCCTGGATATGGAATTGATCTGTCGGTGATTCTAAGCTTTACACTCTTGAGCTTTATAGCGCTGGTGATGATAGTCTGGTTTGCTTTAAAGTCTAGCCAGCAAAAAATTGTGAGTGGACTGGAGGCCTTAGTCGGCAGTGAAGGACGTGTCATTGATGATTTTGATCATAAGGGCTTGGTGCTCATGCATGGTGAGCATTGGCAAGCCATGACGAACGTACCACTAAAAAAACTACAACAAGTGAAAGTGATCGGTTTAAAGAACCTGGTTCTGCAAGTCGAACCGCTGGAAGACAATGATCGCAAAACGGAGGATGTGTCATGA
- a CDS encoding zinc-dependent peptidase — MNPYVATDPAEFFAVSTEFFYCASAS; from the coding sequence ATGAACCCTTATGTTGCCACTGATCCCGCCGAGTTTTTTGCAGTCAGCACGGAATTTTTTTACTGCGCCTCGGCATCTTAA
- a CDS encoding YaeQ family protein: MALKPTIYKFNIALSDMNRHLYQTLNLTLAQHPSENLERMMMRVLAYCLNVDTDPNNKLDFTKGLSAVEEPDLWAKTLDDQLILWVDVGEPSLERIKKASRLARTTKIYSFNSKSDVWWSQNQTKLQSLKVDIIRFNWDEIQALAKRVSRTMDFSISLTDDSAYIATDSGDCECHWTQLQEVSR, from the coding sequence GTGGCGTTAAAACCAACCATATACAAATTTAATATTGCGCTGTCGGATATGAACCGCCATTTATATCAAACCCTTAACTTAACACTGGCGCAACACCCCTCTGAAAACTTGGAGCGCATGATGATGCGTGTACTGGCATACTGTTTAAATGTCGATACCGATCCCAACAACAAACTAGACTTTACTAAAGGCTTAAGCGCCGTTGAGGAGCCGGACCTTTGGGCTAAAACATTGGATGACCAACTGATACTTTGGGTTGATGTGGGTGAACCTAGCCTCGAGCGCATAAAAAAAGCCAGCCGCTTGGCTCGCACCACCAAAATCTACAGTTTCAATTCCAAATCAGACGTTTGGTGGTCACAAAACCAAACCAAGCTACAAAGCCTCAAGGTGGATATTATTCGGTTCAACTGGGATGAAATTCAGGCGCTGGCCAAACGAGTTAGCCGCACGATGGATTTTTCGATCAGCCTAACCGACGATTCGGCCTATATTGCAACCGATAGCGGTGACTGCGAATGTCACTGGACTCAACTTCAAGAAGTATCCAGATGA
- a CDS encoding VF530 family DNA-binding protein gives MNSQANNPLHGVTLEKMLVALVDYYGWIGLGNLIRINCFNKDPSIKSSLKFLRKTPWARAQVEELYLDSVNKPNFVQPSLVK, from the coding sequence ATGAACAGCCAAGCTAACAACCCACTGCATGGCGTGACGCTTGAGAAAATGCTGGTCGCACTCGTTGACTACTATGGCTGGATTGGCTTGGGCAATCTAATTCGCATCAACTGCTTTAACAAAGACCCCTCGATCAAGTCCAGTCTTAAATTTTTAAGAAAAACGCCTTGGGCGCGCGCGCAGGTTGAAGAACTCTATCTCGACTCCGTCAACAAACCCAATTTTGTTCAACCCAGTTTAGTTAAGTAA
- a CDS encoding zinc-dependent peptidase, with amino-acid sequence MFWKGYKHWRIKQVLKHHPIARPIWRRLMQQDPIFQELSSVQKAYLRELVTLFINQKRFSSAQGLVLTESIKIKIAAHACLLILELDLDFYQGWRDIIVYPTSFVVERDEIDDSGVVLHQQQVLGGEAWLNGPVILDWQGFKQETKRFGSGRNLVIHEFAHKLDMLNGAANGRPPLHQTMSSAQWQVVFSQAFETLTYQIENQLSPCLNAYASTTPAEFFAVCTEYFFTAPDQLAKAFPAVYHQLSLFYRQDPQARQGSSVFQ; translated from the coding sequence ATGTTTTGGAAAGGGTATAAGCATTGGCGGATCAAGCAGGTATTAAAACATCATCCCATCGCGCGTCCGATATGGCGCAGATTAATGCAGCAAGATCCTATTTTTCAAGAATTGAGTTCGGTGCAAAAAGCCTATTTGCGAGAGCTGGTTACGTTGTTTATCAATCAAAAACGATTCAGCAGCGCACAAGGGTTAGTTTTAACGGAGTCAATCAAAATTAAAATTGCGGCCCATGCCTGTCTGTTAATTCTTGAATTGGATTTGGACTTCTACCAAGGCTGGCGGGATATTATTGTTTATCCTACGTCATTTGTAGTTGAACGCGATGAGATCGATGATTCAGGGGTCGTTTTACATCAACAGCAGGTGCTGGGCGGTGAAGCTTGGCTTAATGGTCCGGTTATTTTAGATTGGCAAGGTTTTAAACAGGAAACAAAGCGGTTCGGATCAGGACGGAATCTGGTCATACACGAATTTGCACATAAGTTAGATATGCTTAATGGCGCTGCTAATGGCAGACCGCCGTTGCATCAAACTATGTCGTCTGCACAATGGCAGGTGGTATTTAGTCAGGCTTTTGAAACGCTGACCTATCAAATCGAAAACCAACTTTCCCCATGTTTAAATGCTTATGCATCGACGACCCCGGCTGAATTTTTTGCAGTTTGTACCGAATACTTTTTTACTGCCCCAGATCAACTAGCCAAGGCGTTTCCAGCAGTTTACCATCAGCTCAGCTTGTTTTATCGCCAAGACCCACAAGCTCGTCAGGGTTCTAGTGTTTTTCAATAA
- a CDS encoding DUF6172 family protein, with amino-acid sequence MKKTFALTHETLATARVVEAIKHDVRKYLKRERAKALPKGADFWDFDCRFGADATSSQPVHVTEINTLISQAEADQLAQCYIEIMAKPGHRAPKE; translated from the coding sequence ATGAAAAAAACCTTTGCACTGACCCACGAAACCCTTGCCACGGCTAGAGTTGTCGAAGCCATTAAACATGACGTCCGCAAATATCTAAAGCGTGAACGTGCCAAAGCCTTGCCAAAAGGCGCGGACTTTTGGGATTTTGATTGTCGTTTTGGTGCGGATGCCACAAGCAGTCAACCGGTTCATGTTACCGAAATTAATACCCTGATTAGCCAAGCTGAAGCCGATCAGCTTGCACAATGCTATATCGAGATTATGGCAAAACCCGGCCATAGAGCGCCAAAAGAATAG
- the cobO gene encoding cob(I)yrinic acid a,c-diamide adenosyltransferase: MHTDSQKSEFHKIRMARKKAQIDAAIARADQKKGLLLVITGNGKGKSTSAFGMVARALGHGMKVGVCQFIKSRTDTGEEAFFSQFPNCEWHVLGDGFTWDTQNREQDIATSKNGWQVAMKMLTDPSYDLVVLDELTYLLSYDYLDKDEVLNGLSQKPDMQHLVVTGRSAIAELRELADTVSEIKDEKHAYKSGIQAQKGIDL; the protein is encoded by the coding sequence ATGCATACAGACTCGCAAAAATCCGAATTTCATAAAATCCGTATGGCGCGCAAAAAGGCGCAAATTGATGCCGCTATTGCGCGTGCCGACCAGAAAAAAGGCCTGCTGCTGGTGATTACCGGCAATGGCAAAGGCAAATCAACCTCGGCATTTGGCATGGTGGCGCGTGCGCTGGGTCACGGCATGAAGGTCGGAGTCTGTCAGTTTATTAAAAGCCGCACCGACACCGGCGAAGAAGCGTTTTTTAGTCAATTTCCAAACTGTGAATGGCATGTACTGGGGGATGGATTTACCTGGGATACCCAAAACCGCGAACAGGACATCGCCACGTCAAAAAATGGCTGGCAGGTGGCCATGAAGATGCTGACCGACCCAAGTTATGATCTGGTTGTACTGGATGAGCTGACCTACCTACTCAGCTACGACTATCTTGATAAAGATGAGGTGCTTAATGGTCTGAGTCAGAAACCCGACATGCAGCATCTGGTGGTCACTGGGCGCTCAGCGATTGCCGAACTGCGTGAACTTGCGGATACGGTATCTGAAATCAAAGACGAGAAACATGCATATAAAAGCGGTATTCAAGCGCAAAAAGGCATCGATCTGTAA
- a CDS encoding pyridoxal phosphate-dependent aminotransferase: MTAHGGQFFSAAQQLGWSTEHALDQLLDFSASLNPLQPDFDLNINPALLMHYPPEQANPLQQLLAEKLQLHTEQIRLTNGISAAIFDFFNWLRPKQTLLYSPLYGEYARAAKLFSPHTQLIRRDLDTNSLVFPSQLNADSLVVLVNPATPDGRRYPRTQLIALLQHCQAHQSWLCIDESFLPFIGWQTEHSLRDQLAHYPKLIIFQSLTKYYGCAGIRIGAILAHPTQLENWPQATWPIATLDSLLMTQALQQANFDARTQAWLKQDKQDLITQLSDCRLIEKIYPSEANFILLKLHTPAQPLAEYLARQGLLIRACDNFGFNQPHIRLAVKTPAAHQRLATALDNYPC, translated from the coding sequence ATGACGGCACACGGGGGGCAGTTTTTTTCCGCAGCCCAGCAATTAGGCTGGTCAACAGAACACGCATTGGATCAATTGCTGGACTTTTCGGCCAGTTTAAACCCGCTACAGCCGGATTTTGATTTAAACATCAACCCAGCCTTACTGATGCACTACCCGCCCGAACAGGCTAATCCACTGCAACAGCTGCTGGCAGAAAAACTGCAACTCCACACCGAGCAGATTCGCTTAACCAACGGTATCTCCGCAGCGATTTTTGACTTTTTTAACTGGCTGCGTCCTAAACAAACCCTGTTATATTCGCCGCTTTACGGTGAATATGCACGCGCCGCCAAGTTATTTAGCCCCCACACCCAATTGATACGCCGCGACCTTGATACCAATAGTTTGGTGTTCCCCAGCCAACTGAATGCTGATAGTCTCGTGGTATTGGTCAATCCAGCGACACCGGACGGACGACGGTATCCACGTACACAGCTCATCGCCTTATTACAACATTGCCAAGCACACCAGTCCTGGTTGTGTATTGATGAGTCCTTTTTGCCCTTTATCGGCTGGCAAACCGAGCACAGCCTGCGTGACCAGCTTGCACACTATCCCAAACTGATTATTTTTCAATCGCTGACCAAATACTATGGCTGTGCCGGTATTCGTATCGGCGCAATATTGGCCCACCCTACTCAGCTAGAAAATTGGCCTCAGGCCACTTGGCCGATTGCGACCTTGGATAGCCTTTTAATGACGCAGGCCTTGCAGCAGGCTAATTTTGATGCCCGCACCCAGGCCTGGTTAAAGCAAGACAAGCAGGATTTGATTACGCAATTAAGTGATTGCCGTTTGATTGAAAAAATCTACCCAAGCGAAGCCAATTTTATCTTGCTTAAACTCCATACCCCGGCACAACCGCTTGCTGAGTATTTAGCCCGCCAAGGCCTGCTGATTCGAGCCTGCGATAACTTTGGTTTTAACCAACCTCATATCCGGCTGGCGGTTAAAACACCCGCCGCCCACCAGCGTCTCGCAACCGCACTTGATAACTACCCATGTTAA